A genome region from Geodermatophilus bullaregiensis includes the following:
- a CDS encoding ABC transporter ATP-binding protein: MDAAVEVTDLVKRYPGRPTNAVDGVSFTVARGEVFGLLGPNGAGKTTTIGVLTTRVLPSSGSARVAGVDVAADPVTARGRLSVVPQRSNLDRSLTARQNLVFHAAYHGVGRAERNRRADELLGRLGLGERGGDRVDDFSGGMAQRLLIARALMHAPQVVFLDEPSTGLDPQARLFVWERVRELRTDGVTVVLTTHDMEEAAALADRVGIMDHGRLLALDTPGALTRSLPGSATLDVDVERAAGDTDEAVLAALGALPQAERVEPVADAAGLRARLYLSADAATTVGPVSETLVARGARLTGVRIGEPSLEDVFLSLTGRELR, translated from the coding sequence ATGGACGCCGCCGTGGAGGTCACCGACCTGGTCAAGCGCTACCCGGGGCGGCCGACCAACGCCGTCGACGGGGTCTCCTTCACCGTCGCGCGCGGTGAGGTGTTCGGCCTGCTCGGCCCCAACGGCGCGGGCAAGACGACGACGATCGGCGTCCTGACCACCCGGGTGCTGCCCAGCAGCGGGAGCGCCCGGGTGGCCGGCGTCGACGTCGCCGCCGACCCGGTCACCGCGCGCGGCCGGCTGTCGGTGGTGCCGCAGCGGTCCAACCTCGACCGCTCGCTCACCGCCCGGCAGAACCTCGTCTTCCACGCCGCCTACCACGGCGTCGGGCGGGCCGAGCGCAACCGGCGGGCCGACGAGCTGCTCGGCCGGCTGGGCCTGGGCGAGCGCGGCGGCGACCGGGTGGACGACTTCTCCGGCGGCATGGCCCAGCGGCTGCTCATCGCCCGGGCGCTCATGCACGCGCCGCAGGTGGTCTTCCTCGACGAGCCGAGCACCGGGCTCGACCCGCAGGCGCGGCTGTTCGTCTGGGAGCGGGTGCGCGAGCTGCGGACCGACGGCGTGACCGTCGTCCTCACCACGCACGACATGGAGGAGGCGGCGGCCCTCGCCGACCGGGTCGGGATCATGGACCACGGCCGGCTGCTCGCCCTCGACACGCCGGGCGCGCTCACCCGCTCGCTGCCCGGCAGCGCCACCCTCGACGTCGACGTCGAGCGCGCGGCCGGCGACACCGACGAGGCGGTGCTCGCCGCCCTGGGCGCCCTGCCGCAGGCCGAGCGGGTGGAGCCGGTCGCCGACGCCGCCGGCCTGCGCGCCCGCCTCTACCTCTCCGCCGACGCCGCGACCACGGTCGGCCCGGTGTCGGAGACGCTGGTCGCGCGCGGCGCCCGGCTGACCGGCGTGCGGATCGGCGAGCCGAGCCTGGAGGACGTCTTCCTCAGCCTGACCGGACGGGAGCTGCGATGA
- a CDS encoding ABC transporter permease — translation MSTETTRAAVPLPPATGGVAPRTARPSVWRAFTALLWRDVFVTGREFVTFVLQVVLQPVFLLFVFGKVLTELGFTSAAYADVLLPGVVALAAFLTALQNTAFPLVIDFSFTKEIEDRLLAPLPTALVAVEKIVFSTLRALVAALVMFPISWWVLGSLPVTWSDVPLLAAFLVLGSLVGASMGMVMGTFVKPNRINVVFAVVLTPLLFTGSTQFPWPALEQLRWFQVVCAVNPLTYVSEALRAEMAPDVPHLPLGLCAAALAGFLVVFGVLGLVGFRRRALD, via the coding sequence ATGAGCACGGAGACCACCCGGGCCGCGGTCCCGCTCCCCCCGGCCACCGGGGGGGTGGCGCCGCGGACCGCCCGGCCCAGCGTGTGGCGGGCCTTCACCGCGCTGCTGTGGCGTGACGTCTTCGTCACCGGCCGCGAGTTCGTCACGTTCGTCCTGCAGGTGGTGCTCCAGCCGGTCTTCCTGCTGTTCGTCTTCGGCAAGGTGCTCACCGAGCTCGGCTTCACGTCGGCCGCCTACGCCGACGTCCTGCTGCCCGGGGTCGTCGCGCTGGCCGCCTTCCTCACCGCGCTGCAGAACACCGCGTTCCCGCTGGTCATCGACTTCTCGTTCACCAAGGAGATCGAGGACCGGCTGCTCGCGCCGCTGCCGACCGCGCTGGTCGCCGTCGAGAAGATCGTGTTCTCCACCCTGCGGGCGCTGGTGGCCGCGCTGGTGATGTTCCCGATCAGCTGGTGGGTGCTCGGCTCGCTGCCGGTGACCTGGTCCGACGTCCCGCTGCTGGCCGCCTTCCTCGTGCTCGGGTCGCTGGTCGGCGCCTCCATGGGGATGGTCATGGGCACGTTCGTGAAGCCGAACCGGATCAACGTCGTCTTCGCCGTCGTGCTGACCCCGCTGCTGTTCACCGGCTCCACCCAGTTCCCGTGGCCGGCGCTGGAGCAGCTGCGCTGGTTCCAGGTGGTGTGCGCGGTCAACCCCCTCACCTACGTCAGCGAGGCGCTGCGGGCGGAGATGGCGCCGGACGTGCCGCACCTGCCGCTCGGGCTCTGCGCCGCGGCGCTGGCCGGGTTCCTGGTGGTCTTCGGGGTCCTGGGCCTGGTCGGGTTCCGCCGCCGCGCACTGGACTGA
- a CDS encoding TetR/AcrR family transcriptional regulator, with protein sequence MARDLRSDLLAAARALVERTGAVETVSLRAVAREAGVSAPAVYGHFADLGALLDAVVEQGFTDLVAAVGAATDGVPDPVERLLAGCRAYVRCGLSAPGRYRAMFGSRQVPAGAVAFDVLVGAVDACVHAGRSASRDPRADATLVWTALHGLVTLWAGWTDLPGPDLDAQVGALVTRLALVSDGSA encoded by the coding sequence GTGGCCCGGGACCTCCGCAGTGACCTGCTCGCGGCGGCGCGCGCCCTCGTCGAGCGGACCGGCGCGGTGGAGACCGTGTCGCTCCGGGCGGTCGCGCGGGAGGCGGGCGTCAGCGCGCCCGCCGTCTACGGGCACTTCGCCGACCTCGGCGCCCTCCTCGACGCCGTCGTGGAGCAGGGCTTCACCGATCTCGTCGCCGCGGTCGGGGCGGCCACCGACGGGGTCCCCGATCCCGTGGAGCGGCTGCTGGCCGGCTGCCGGGCCTACGTGCGGTGCGGACTGTCGGCGCCCGGCCGCTACCGCGCGATGTTCGGATCCCGGCAGGTGCCCGCCGGCGCGGTCGCGTTCGACGTCCTGGTCGGCGCCGTCGACGCGTGCGTGCACGCCGGCCGCTCGGCCAGCCGCGACCCGCGGGCCGACGCGACCCTGGTGTGGACGGCGCTGCACGGACTGGTCACCCTGTGGGCCGGCTGGACCGACCTGCCCGGCCCGGACCTCGACGCGCAGGTCGGCGCGCTGGTCACCCGCTTGGCGCTGGTCAGCGACGGGAGCGCTTGA
- a CDS encoding sensor domain-containing diguanylate cyclase has protein sequence MTVPTLPDEATGPCARRTRLPAGLDVQDLDHDAELAAVVRIAAAVTGMPFATVNVLDDCSQHQIAPHGFPGATTAREESLCSVVNADAPAVRAHDDLSTDPVHAASPWVDGRYARVRAYASAPLVVDGALVGTLCVFDTAPHALAPATGERLADLAAVVVALLQRRRQAAQLADLAVASSAAREQAEAAAADRARSEAFTRALLEALPVGVVAADAEGRITLCNRVGRRWHGLADGDVPGPAGAADPYGDVATAFDLCTPDGRPLEPHEVPLARVFTEGRVHDAEIAIARPGERLRVLRSSGALVVDGQGRPAGAVLASMDVTDQRELEARLREAALHDALTGLPNRALLLDRVELALRAQERDGLAAVLLYCDLDGFKGINDTLGHAAGDAALLRMATVLRGTVRPGDTVARIGGDEFVVLCPGAGTELVARALVARIERTLAAPADGGPALRSSTGVALSRRGDTPDSLLRRGDAAMYEVKRSRR, from the coding sequence GTGACCGTCCCGACGCTCCCCGACGAGGCGACCGGCCCGTGCGCCCGGCGGACGCGGCTGCCGGCCGGCCTCGACGTCCAGGACCTGGACCACGACGCCGAGCTCGCCGCCGTCGTCCGCATCGCCGCCGCGGTCACCGGCATGCCGTTCGCGACCGTCAACGTGCTCGACGACTGCTCCCAGCACCAGATCGCGCCGCACGGCTTCCCCGGCGCGACGACGGCGCGCGAGGAGTCCCTCTGCTCGGTGGTGAACGCCGACGCGCCGGCCGTCCGGGCGCACGACGACCTCTCGACCGACCCCGTCCACGCGGCCAGCCCCTGGGTGGACGGCCGGTACGCCCGGGTCCGCGCCTACGCCAGCGCCCCCCTCGTCGTCGACGGCGCCCTCGTCGGCACCCTGTGCGTGTTCGACACCGCACCGCACGCCCTCGCCCCCGCGACGGGTGAGCGCCTGGCCGACCTCGCCGCCGTCGTCGTCGCCCTGCTGCAGCGGCGCCGGCAGGCCGCCCAGCTCGCCGACCTCGCCGTCGCCAGCTCCGCCGCACGGGAGCAGGCCGAGGCGGCCGCCGCCGACCGGGCCCGCTCCGAGGCGTTCACCCGGGCGCTGCTGGAGGCGCTGCCGGTCGGCGTGGTCGCCGCGGACGCCGAGGGACGCATCACCCTGTGCAACCGGGTCGGCCGCCGGTGGCACGGCCTGGCCGACGGCGACGTCCCGGGCCCGGCCGGCGCGGCGGACCCGTACGGCGACGTCGCGACGGCGTTCGACCTGTGCACGCCCGACGGCCGCCCGCTGGAGCCGCACGAGGTGCCGCTGGCCCGGGTGTTCACCGAGGGCCGCGTGCACGACGCCGAGATCGCCATCGCCCGGCCCGGTGAGCGCCTGCGGGTGCTGCGCTCCTCGGGCGCGCTGGTGGTCGATGGGCAGGGCCGCCCGGCGGGCGCCGTCCTCGCGTCGATGGACGTCACCGACCAGCGCGAGCTGGAGGCCCGGCTCCGGGAGGCGGCGCTGCACGACGCGCTGACCGGCCTGCCCAACCGGGCGCTGCTGCTGGACCGCGTCGAGCTGGCCCTGCGCGCCCAGGAGCGCGACGGGCTGGCCGCGGTGCTGCTCTACTGCGACCTCGACGGCTTCAAGGGGATCAACGACACCCTCGGGCACGCCGCCGGGGACGCCGCCCTCCTGCGGATGGCCACGGTCCTGCGCGGCACGGTGCGCCCGGGCGACACCGTGGCCCGCATCGGCGGCGACGAGTTCGTGGTGCTCTGCCCCGGCGCGGGCACCGAGCTCGTGGCCCGCGCGCTGGTCGCCCGCATCGAGCGCACCTTGGCCGCCCCGGCCGACGGCGGCCCGGCGCTGCGCTCGAGCACCGGGGTGGCCCTCTCCCGCCGCGGGGACACCCCCGACAGCCTGCTCCGGCGCGGCGACGCGGCGATGTACGAGGTCAAGCGCTCCCGTCGCTGA
- a CDS encoding helix-turn-helix domain-containing protein gives MASCTNATAPTTRGVLRPAATARVTGLRRDAPVHPALEPFVERYWSVRWDRTGLPPFRSEVLSHPSVNLSVENGTEPRFGVALPAVLLHGVVTRRFTVDLAGAGRVTAAKFRPGGWVAFGGRQPARDSTAPLSAPRLDPGALLDAVLAEEDDDARAAVLDAALAPLAPDPAPAHLELQALLERMAADRTLVRVDQVAALAATSTRSLQRLFAGSVGVSPKAVLARYRLQDAAATIDAGGVDDLAGLAASLGWFDQAHFSRDFRAVVGVPPSVYLARARADA, from the coding sequence GTGGCGTCTTGCACGAACGCGACAGCCCCGACGACCCGCGGCGTGCTGCGGCCCGCGGCGACCGCCCGGGTCACCGGCCTGCGCCGCGACGCCCCGGTGCACCCGGCGCTGGAACCCTTCGTCGAGCGCTACTGGTCGGTGCGCTGGGACCGGACGGGCCTGCCGCCGTTCCGCTCGGAGGTGCTCAGCCACCCGAGCGTGAACCTGTCGGTCGAGAACGGCACCGAGCCCCGGTTCGGCGTCGCGCTGCCGGCGGTCCTGCTGCACGGCGTGGTCACCCGCCGGTTCACCGTCGACCTGGCCGGCGCCGGCCGGGTGACGGCGGCGAAGTTCCGGCCCGGCGGCTGGGTCGCCTTCGGCGGGCGGCAGCCGGCCCGCGACAGCACCGCCCCACTCTCCGCCCCCCGCCTCGACCCCGGCGCGCTGCTGGACGCCGTCCTGGCCGAGGAGGACGACGACGCCCGGGCCGCCGTCCTCGACGCCGCGCTCGCGCCGCTGGCCCCGGACCCGGCGCCGGCCCACCTGGAGCTGCAGGCGCTGCTGGAGCGGATGGCCGCCGACCGCACGCTGGTCCGGGTCGACCAGGTCGCCGCGCTCGCCGCCACCAGCACCCGCTCCCTGCAGCGGCTGTTCGCCGGCTCCGTCGGCGTCAGCCCCAAGGCCGTGCTGGCGCGCTACCGGCTGCAGGACGCCGCGGCCACGATCGACGCCGGCGGGGTCGACGACCTGGCCGGCCTGGCAGCGTCGCTGGGCTGGTTCGACCAGGCCCACTTCAGCCGCGACTTCCGCGCCGTGGTGGGCGTGCCGCCGTCGGTCTACCTGGCCCGCGCCCGCGCCGACGCCTGA
- a CDS encoding haloalkane dehalogenase has product MAAQDDSAADDSVSPEDPFPRQRVTVRGTEMAYVDVGEGDPIVFLHGNPTSSYLWRNVIPHVQHLGRCLAPDLVGMGESGKLPHPQRGTYSFATHAAHLAGFLEAVGVARRVTFVLHDWGSALGFDWAHRHPESVRGLAFTEAIVSPLTWADWPAAARGIFRTMRGPDGEAAVLGKNAFVERILPASVLRGLSPEAHERYRQPFREREDRWPTLEWPRQLPIENVPPLVRDVVAQYGVWLRGSAVPKLFLNAEPGSILTGRPRALVRKWPSVTEVTVPGSHFVPEDSPHEIGRALAGWIPTLP; this is encoded by the coding sequence GTGGCCGCCCAGGACGATTCCGCCGCCGACGACAGCGTCTCGCCCGAGGACCCCTTCCCGCGGCAGCGGGTGACCGTGCGCGGGACGGAGATGGCCTACGTCGACGTCGGCGAGGGCGATCCGATCGTCTTCCTGCACGGCAACCCGACGTCGTCCTACCTGTGGCGCAACGTCATCCCGCACGTGCAGCACCTGGGCCGCTGCCTCGCGCCGGACCTGGTCGGGATGGGGGAGTCGGGCAAGCTCCCCCACCCGCAGCGCGGCACCTACTCCTTCGCCACCCACGCCGCGCACCTGGCCGGCTTCCTCGAGGCCGTGGGCGTGGCCCGGCGGGTCACCTTCGTGCTGCACGACTGGGGGTCGGCGCTCGGCTTCGACTGGGCGCACCGCCACCCCGAGTCGGTGCGCGGCCTGGCCTTCACCGAGGCGATCGTCAGCCCCCTGACCTGGGCCGACTGGCCGGCCGCCGCGCGCGGCATCTTCCGCACCATGCGCGGCCCGGACGGCGAGGCCGCGGTGCTGGGGAAGAACGCCTTCGTCGAGCGCATCCTCCCGGCCTCGGTGCTGCGCGGGCTGAGCCCGGAGGCGCACGAGCGCTACCGGCAGCCCTTCCGCGAGCGCGAGGACCGCTGGCCGACGCTGGAGTGGCCCCGGCAGCTGCCGATCGAGAACGTGCCGCCACTGGTCCGCGACGTCGTCGCGCAGTACGGGGTGTGGCTGCGCGGCAGCGCCGTCCCCAAGCTGTTCCTGAACGCCGAGCCCGGGTCGATCCTGACCGGCCGCCCGCGGGCGCTGGTCCGCAAGTGGCCGTCGGTCACCGAGGTGACGGTGCCGGGTTCGCACTTCGTCCCCGAGGACTCGCCGCACGAGATCGGCCGCGCGCTGGCCGGCTGGATCCCGACCCTGCCCTGA
- a CDS encoding VOC family protein, whose product MAITNGRPDGYTTLTPFLVCSPAGEAIRFYGEVFGATVVSRTDGPDGTVPHAELDLGSGRLQLGDPAEQYGLAAPAREGDRVSSSTCIYVADVDAVFAAAVERGATVREEPATFVTGDRFASIHDPFGHRWAIMTRVEDVSPEETERRLSEWASSGGL is encoded by the coding sequence ATGGCGATCACGAACGGCCGTCCCGACGGCTACACCACCCTCACCCCGTTCCTCGTCTGCTCCCCGGCCGGCGAGGCGATCCGCTTCTACGGCGAGGTGTTCGGCGCCACCGTGGTCAGCCGCACGGACGGGCCCGACGGGACCGTGCCGCACGCCGAGCTCGACCTCGGCAGCGGCCGGCTGCAGCTCGGCGACCCGGCCGAGCAGTACGGGCTGGCCGCGCCGGCCCGCGAGGGCGACCGGGTGAGCAGCTCCACCTGCATCTACGTCGCCGACGTCGACGCGGTGTTCGCCGCGGCGGTCGAGCGCGGCGCCACCGTGCGCGAGGAGCCGGCCACCTTCGTCACCGGCGACCGCTTCGCCTCGATCCACGACCCGTTCGGCCACCGCTGGGCGATCATGACCCGCGTCGAGGACGTCAGCCCGGAGGAGACCGAGCGCCGACTGTCCGAGTGGGCCTCCTCCGGCGGCCTCTGA
- a CDS encoding ATP-binding protein — protein MSHLRPGGPRGLAGRLPWPVVTLGAAAVYAAASLLGRATRLEGSQLSLVWPAAAAGVLWLAASWAHRRRLVVDTAVLTVVAVLVNATTGVGPAAAAVLGIANAVQAVVTCALFAGLQRRWGAAVWRLRRSTDLGALTVAALGAALATAAIGPVGLWLLDGAALAPAMGTWTVRTAASILVFAPLALLLLDPRTVHEPLGRRRFAELAGLTVLTTAAYVVVLGVHTPVPLAFALLPFGMWLALRFDPTAAAGYVTLAGVLVVAMTLVGRGPFAIGDPWLRAGLAQSYVVVAGIVALVIALHRDERQRLIAGLEQARARADEQARLAEQARAHKSAFLAAMSHEIRTPLNGVLGLTTALLDTDLDEQQRDWAAAADRSGRALLRIVNDVLDSAKVEAGALELEEVALDLREVLDEAALPVRAAAADRGLALVVAPAPGLVPHRTGDPVRLRQVAGNLLSNAVKFTESGGVTLTVDGDAGSVVLTVTDTGIGMTGEQLGRLFKPFAQAEASTTRRFGGTGLGLAITAGLVERMGGRITACSTPGGGTTFRVELPLPEARPATRPADVPAGRAPALTGLRVLVADDNEVNQVVARLTLEARGLAVDVVPDGAQAVEAVRRGGYDAVFMDCHMPVLDGLKATRRIRAEEAATGRPRIPVVALTASALLEDRARYREAGMDGFLPKPWTPAELQAVLDQLGAAAPAAPPAPPGTPVDDDLSTVRARLDELLEDVDPEEAAPVRASLLTTFRDRTAALVADLAAAVAADDRPAVAAAAHALRGSAGTLGAGTLAALAAAVEERAATPGEPGLARLADRLVATAAALTSGLAEAAPLRRAS, from the coding sequence GTGAGTCACCTCCGCCCCGGTGGTCCCCGGGGCCTCGCCGGGCGCCTGCCGTGGCCGGTCGTCACGCTCGGCGCGGCGGCCGTCTACGCGGCCGCGAGCCTGCTCGGGCGGGCCACCCGGCTCGAGGGCTCGCAGCTCTCGCTGGTCTGGCCCGCGGCGGCCGCGGGGGTGCTGTGGCTGGCCGCCTCCTGGGCGCACCGCCGGCGGCTGGTGGTCGACACTGCCGTGCTGACCGTCGTCGCCGTCCTGGTCAACGCCACGACGGGCGTCGGGCCGGCCGCGGCCGCGGTGCTCGGGATCGCCAACGCCGTCCAGGCGGTGGTGACCTGCGCGCTGTTCGCCGGGCTGCAGCGCCGGTGGGGCGCCGCCGTCTGGCGACTGCGCCGGTCCACCGACCTCGGCGCGCTCACGGTCGCCGCGCTCGGGGCGGCCCTGGCCACGGCCGCCATCGGCCCGGTGGGCCTCTGGTTGCTCGACGGGGCCGCCCTGGCGCCCGCCATGGGCACCTGGACCGTGCGCACGGCGGCGAGCATCCTCGTCTTCGCCCCGCTGGCCCTCCTGCTGCTCGACCCGCGCACCGTCCACGAGCCGCTGGGCCGCAGGCGGTTCGCCGAGCTGGCCGGTCTCACCGTGCTCACCACCGCCGCCTACGTCGTCGTGCTCGGCGTCCACACGCCCGTGCCGCTCGCGTTCGCGCTGCTGCCCTTCGGCATGTGGCTGGCGCTGCGCTTCGACCCGACCGCCGCCGCCGGCTACGTCACCCTCGCCGGCGTCCTCGTCGTGGCCATGACGCTCGTCGGCCGCGGGCCCTTCGCCATCGGCGACCCCTGGCTGCGCGCCGGCCTGGCCCAGTCCTACGTCGTCGTCGCCGGGATCGTCGCGCTCGTCATCGCGCTGCACCGCGACGAGCGGCAGCGCCTCATCGCCGGTCTCGAGCAGGCCCGCGCCCGCGCCGACGAGCAGGCCCGCCTCGCCGAGCAGGCCCGGGCGCACAAGTCCGCCTTCCTCGCCGCGATGAGCCACGAGATCCGCACGCCGCTCAACGGCGTCCTCGGCCTGACCACCGCGCTGCTGGACACCGACCTCGACGAGCAGCAGCGCGACTGGGCCGCGGCCGCCGACCGGTCGGGCCGCGCGCTGCTCCGGATCGTCAACGACGTCCTCGACAGCGCCAAGGTCGAGGCCGGCGCCCTGGAGCTCGAGGAGGTCGCCCTCGACCTGCGCGAGGTGCTCGACGAGGCGGCGCTGCCGGTGCGCGCGGCCGCGGCCGACCGCGGGCTCGCCCTCGTCGTCGCGCCGGCTCCCGGGCTGGTCCCGCACCGCACCGGCGACCCGGTCCGGCTGCGCCAGGTGGCGGGCAACCTGCTGTCCAACGCGGTGAAGTTCACCGAGTCCGGCGGGGTCACGCTCACCGTGGACGGCGACGCCGGGTCCGTCGTCCTCACCGTCACCGACACCGGCATCGGGATGACCGGCGAGCAGCTGGGCCGGCTGTTCAAGCCCTTCGCCCAGGCCGAGGCCTCCACCACCCGCCGGTTCGGCGGCACCGGGCTGGGCCTGGCCATCACCGCCGGCCTCGTCGAGCGGATGGGCGGGCGGATCACCGCCTGCAGCACGCCGGGCGGGGGCACCACCTTCCGCGTCGAGCTGCCCCTGCCCGAGGCCCGGCCCGCGACCCGGCCCGCCGACGTCCCGGCCGGGCGCGCCCCCGCCCTCACCGGCCTGCGGGTGCTCGTCGCCGACGACAACGAGGTCAACCAGGTCGTCGCCCGCCTCACCCTCGAGGCCCGCGGCCTGGCCGTCGACGTCGTCCCCGACGGCGCGCAGGCCGTCGAGGCGGTCCGCCGGGGCGGCTACGACGCCGTCTTCATGGACTGCCACATGCCGGTCCTGGACGGCCTCAAGGCCACCCGGCGGATCCGCGCGGAGGAGGCCGCCACCGGCCGGCCGCGGATCCCGGTCGTCGCCCTGACCGCCAGCGCGCTGCTGGAGGACCGCGCCCGCTACCGGGAGGCCGGCATGGACGGCTTCCTGCCCAAGCCCTGGACCCCCGCGGAGCTGCAGGCCGTGCTCGACCAGCTCGGCGCCGCCGCACCCGCTGCCCCGCCGGCCCCGCCCGGCACCCCGGTCGACGACGACCTGTCCACCGTCCGCGCCCGCCTCGACGAGCTGCTCGAGGACGTCGACCCCGAGGAGGCCGCGCCCGTGCGCGCCTCGCTGCTGACCACCTTCCGCGACCGGACGGCGGCCCTGGTCGCCGACCTGGCCGCCGCCGTCGCCGCCGACGACCGGCCGGCGGTCGCCGCGGCCGCCCACGCCCTGCGTGGCAGCGCCGGCACCCTCGGTGCCGGCACACTGGCCGCGCTCGCCGCCGCCGTCGAGGAGCGGGCCGCGACCCCCGGTGAGCCGGGCCTGGCCCGGCTCGCCGACCGGCTCGTGGCCACCGCGGCCGCACTGACCTCGGGGCTCGCCGAGGCCGCTCCCCTCCGGCGGGCCTCGTGA
- a CDS encoding MerR family transcriptional regulator — translation MNVGEVAALAGVTVRTLHHYDRIGLLSPSGRTAAGYRRYSAADLDRLHQVLLYRELGFALEEVATLLDDASADPAEHLRRQHRLLQDRLERTQAMVAAVEKEMEARHMGIDLTPEEKFELFGDWLPEEYEAEAEQRWGDTEAWAQSQRRTRAYTKDDWVRVKAEGEDVEARMAAALRAGVAPDSPQAMDLAEEARQQISRDFYDCSPEMHAGIGRMYVEDERFTAHYEQRAPGLAHWVSTAVQANAARQG, via the coding sequence GTGAACGTGGGAGAGGTGGCCGCGCTGGCCGGGGTCACGGTGCGCACGCTGCACCACTACGACCGCATCGGCCTGCTGTCGCCGTCGGGCCGCACCGCGGCCGGGTACCGCCGCTACTCGGCGGCGGACCTGGACCGGCTGCACCAGGTGCTGCTCTACCGCGAGCTCGGGTTCGCCCTCGAGGAGGTCGCGACCCTGCTGGACGACGCCTCCGCCGACCCCGCCGAGCACCTGCGCCGGCAGCACCGGCTGCTGCAGGACCGGCTGGAGCGGACGCAGGCGATGGTCGCGGCCGTCGAGAAGGAGATGGAGGCACGGCACATGGGGATCGACCTGACCCCGGAGGAGAAGTTCGAGCTGTTCGGGGACTGGCTGCCCGAGGAGTACGAGGCGGAGGCCGAGCAGCGCTGGGGCGACACCGAGGCCTGGGCGCAGTCACAGCGGAGGACCCGCGCCTACACCAAGGACGACTGGGTGCGGGTGAAGGCCGAGGGCGAGGACGTCGAGGCGCGGATGGCCGCGGCGTTGCGGGCCGGCGTCGCGCCGGACTCGCCGCAGGCGATGGACCTCGCCGAGGAGGCGCGGCAGCAGATCAGCCGCGACTTCTACGACTGCTCGCCGGAGATGCACGCCGGCATCGGCCGGATGTACGTCGAGGACGAGCGGTTCACGGCGCACTACGAGCAGCGCGCGCCCGGGCTGGCGCACTGGGTCAGCACCGCCGTCCAGGCCAACGCCGCCCGCCAGGGCTGA
- a CDS encoding TMEM165/GDT1 family protein, giving the protein MLVLSVVATAFALVLPVELPDKTLFASLVLATRFAPLPVFVGVGTAFGLQVAIAVTAGSLLSLLPQALVSGVVAVLFLVGAVLLWRSASEGPEDGGEAAATRERTSFLRAAAVSFGVLFAAEWGDLSQLATAGLAARFDEPLSVFVGAWAALLTVSGLAVFLGKTLADRLPIALIRRVAAVLFVVFAVFAVVETVRALT; this is encoded by the coding sequence GTGCTGGTCCTGTCGGTCGTCGCGACCGCGTTCGCCCTCGTCCTGCCCGTCGAGCTGCCGGACAAGACGCTGTTCGCCAGCCTCGTGCTGGCCACCCGCTTCGCGCCCCTGCCGGTCTTCGTCGGCGTCGGCACCGCGTTCGGCCTGCAGGTGGCCATCGCGGTCACGGCCGGGAGCCTGCTCAGCCTGCTGCCGCAGGCGCTGGTCAGCGGCGTCGTGGCGGTGCTGTTCCTCGTCGGCGCGGTGCTGCTGTGGCGCAGCGCGTCGGAGGGGCCGGAGGACGGCGGGGAGGCGGCCGCCACCCGCGAGCGGACGTCGTTCCTGCGCGCGGCCGCCGTCTCCTTCGGGGTGCTGTTCGCCGCGGAGTGGGGCGACCTCTCCCAGCTGGCCACCGCCGGCCTGGCCGCCCGGTTCGACGAGCCGCTGTCGGTGTTCGTCGGCGCGTGGGCGGCGCTGCTCACCGTGTCCGGCCTCGCGGTCTTCCTGGGCAAGACGCTGGCCGACCGGCTGCCGATCGCGCTCATCCGCCGGGTGGCCGCGGTGCTGTTCGTCGTCTTCGCCGTCTTCGCCGTCGTGGAGACCGTCCGCGCCCTCACCTGA